Genomic DNA from Desulfuromonas versatilis:
TCCACCAACCTGGAGCATAGAGTCTCGATCGAGGTCAACAATGCCAGGTACCGAATGGAACGCGGCAATCTCGCTTACAACAGTTCGGCCTGGCCGGTCAATTTCGGCTGGATCAGTCTGCCTGGGGAAACCCTGCTCCAATCCGGAGCTGCCTGCGACCAGAATTCCAATGTCGTGGCGACCTTTTTCCCCAATGGGTCGTCTGATTCGCAGCCCGTGGTCTGTGTCATGGCCGAAGGAGGAAATGTGAAATTCAAGGTAATGGTGGGTTCCCAGTCCAGTGGCCGGGTAGT
This window encodes:
- a CDS encoding pilus assembly FimT family protein, encoding MKFFRSEQGFSFIELAVSLAILAILLAVAYPSYSAWRQNAGYKQAARELALIMRDARSRAISTNLEHRVSIEVNNARYRMERGNLAYNSSAWPVNFGWISLPGETLLQSGAACDQNSNVVATFFPNGSSDSQPVVCVMAEGGNVKFKVMVGSQSSGRVVIE